The following proteins come from a genomic window of Pseudocalidococcus azoricus BACA0444:
- a CDS encoding PIN domain-containing protein, producing the protein MRVLVDTNIILDFLLERAPFFIDAEALFQEIASGEIISYATATTLTDIFYIARRHTQSIERARQVIEITLSAMEICPVDRSALELALTSTTLDFEDAVQIACASTQSLDAIVTRDAYFSTSLVPVLSVSQVLQKLATLE; encoded by the coding sequence ATGAGAGTTTTAGTTGATACCAATATCATTCTGGACTTCTTACTGGAAAGAGCACCGTTTTTTATTGATGCGGAAGCATTATTTCAGGAGATAGCCTCTGGTGAGATTATTAGTTATGCTACGGCGACAACGTTAACAGATATTTTTTATATTGCAAGACGGCATACTCAAAGTATTGAACGGGCAAGACAAGTAATAGAAATCACATTGTCAGCTATGGAAATTTGCCCCGTTGATCGTTCTGCATTAGAACTAGCGCTGACATCCACTACATTAGATTTTGAGGATGCGGTGCAAATTGCGTGTGCATCAACTCAGAGCTTAGATGCAATTGTTACCCGCGACGCTTATTTTTCTACTAGCTTAGTCCCTGTGCTGTCCGTAAGTCAGGTATTGCAAAAACTAGCAACACTTGAGTAG
- a CDS encoding VOC family protein, with translation MLTSTVLFHLAFPVSNISDTKAYYVEGLGCTSGRENAHCLILNLYGHQLVAHVTTDPLEPPKSIYPRHFGLIFTAEADWERLRNQVGQQQLGFFHPPKNRFQNSLLEHKTFFLADPFHNLIEIKYYRHPEAIFGAQGYDAIGDRPVTEASSG, from the coding sequence ATGCTCACGTCAACCGTATTGTTTCATCTGGCCTTCCCGGTCTCCAATATCAGCGATACCAAAGCCTATTATGTTGAGGGCCTGGGGTGTACCTCAGGTCGTGAGAATGCCCATTGTTTAATCCTGAATCTGTATGGTCATCAACTGGTTGCCCATGTGACTACCGATCCCCTTGAGCCACCCAAAAGCATTTATCCCCGTCATTTTGGTTTGATTTTTACTGCCGAAGCTGATTGGGAAAGACTGCGCAACCAGGTAGGACAGCAGCAATTAGGATTTTTTCACCCCCCCAAAAACCGCTTTCAGAATTCTCTGTTAGAGCACAAAACCTTTTTTCTAGCGGATCCATTTCACAACCTAATTGAAATTAAATATTATCGCCATCCTGAAGCAATCTTCGGGGCCCAAGGTTATGATGCCATTGGCGACCGTCCCGTTACGGAAGCATCCTCTGGATGA
- a CDS encoding heavy metal translocating P-type ATPase, which yields MNVVAPNSLLSPQAPTTAINPHLASQAPQVKFQVVHWIAGRFRIRIPRLGYDVEYGEKLLHVVSQINAVTSVRVNPPARSLVVAYDLKVLGYSMAVIQAEIYQSIELAAVLPDVPLLAAEVDSCQPEAETVNLWERMGLPALSLSLSLAALLGVPIPGVVIGGVVMAAALPAMKRAWDSLVQDRELTIDFLDALAISLHTAQGHYFAPAFMLGLIEGGEAIRDLTARGSERASLDLLDCLGKFAFVERDGVEVEIPVKEVVVGDRVVVYPGDQIPVDGMVIKGTGLVDQCKLTGESVPVTRTEGMEVFASTLLVEGQMVILAERVGNQTRAGVIVGLMQAAPVHDTRIENYAGMIANQAVIPTLGISAAVGLLSGDLNRAIALLTLDLGTGIRVSVPTTILSALTYAAQHGVLIRSGRAIELLARIDTVVFDKTGTLTQGHAGVTDIVVMHPDYTGPQILAMAASAEQGLTHPVATAIVRQAQHDHLELTDCEDWEYKVGLGVVTRVQGINLLVGSRRMMKEYEIDLTDLEHHHPELQTGRNSLVYVAGDGKLLGVILYSDPIRAESKEIIQELQGAGITPYMLSGDVGRVAQAVAVELGIQQKHIYAEAFPERKVEVVKGLHESGRVVAFCGDGINDSAALAYADVSISFAGATDIARETADVVLMEDDLRGLTLAIRIAKQAMDIVWQNTAIVAIPNLGAMVSGVVFALDPILAVVINNGTAILAELNGLRPLVGPGGALPLAAAKDPQQFLEEWEAIHPSQPVHHNSHHESEQSSTSIEVTPAAV from the coding sequence ATGAACGTCGTTGCCCCCAATTCCCTACTTTCTCCCCAGGCCCCCACTACCGCCATCAATCCGCACCTCGCTAGTCAAGCTCCCCAAGTTAAATTTCAAGTTGTTCACTGGATTGCCGGCCGCTTTCGGATTCGGATTCCTCGCCTAGGCTATGACGTGGAATATGGGGAAAAACTGCTCCACGTTGTCAGCCAAATTAACGCCGTTACCTCTGTGCGTGTGAATCCTCCTGCTCGTTCCCTAGTTGTGGCATATGATCTCAAAGTTTTGGGCTACTCCATGGCTGTGATCCAGGCCGAGATCTATCAATCCATTGAATTAGCCGCTGTTTTACCCGATGTTCCCCTCCTGGCGGCCGAAGTCGATAGTTGCCAACCCGAAGCCGAAACGGTGAATCTTTGGGAGCGGATGGGGTTACCTGCCTTAAGTTTAAGTTTGAGTTTGGCGGCCTTGTTGGGCGTGCCGATCCCTGGGGTGGTTATTGGCGGGGTGGTGATGGCAGCGGCCCTTCCAGCAATGAAGCGGGCCTGGGATTCCTTAGTACAAGATCGGGAGTTAACCATTGATTTCCTGGATGCCTTAGCCATTTCCCTACATACGGCCCAAGGGCATTACTTTGCGCCAGCCTTTATGTTGGGCTTGATTGAAGGGGGCGAGGCGATTCGAGATTTAACGGCTAGGGGTTCAGAACGGGCCTCCTTGGATTTATTGGATTGCTTGGGTAAATTCGCCTTTGTGGAACGGGATGGGGTCGAGGTTGAAATTCCCGTCAAAGAGGTGGTCGTGGGGGATCGGGTCGTGGTCTATCCAGGCGATCAAATTCCGGTGGATGGGATGGTGATTAAAGGCACGGGCCTGGTGGATCAATGCAAACTGACGGGGGAATCAGTTCCGGTAACTCGCACTGAGGGGATGGAGGTCTTTGCTTCGACGCTCTTAGTTGAAGGGCAGATGGTGATCTTGGCAGAACGGGTCGGCAACCAAACGCGGGCCGGGGTGATTGTCGGTTTAATGCAGGCCGCTCCCGTCCATGATACCCGGATTGAGAATTATGCCGGGATGATTGCCAACCAGGCTGTGATTCCAACCTTAGGCATTTCGGCGGCGGTGGGCTTACTCTCTGGGGACTTGAACCGAGCCATTGCCCTGTTGACCTTAGATTTAGGGACGGGGATTCGGGTTTCGGTCCCAACGACCATTCTTTCCGCTCTCACCTATGCGGCCCAACATGGGGTCTTAATTCGCAGTGGGCGGGCGATTGAACTCTTGGCTCGGATTGATACGGTTGTCTTCGATAAAACTGGCACTCTGACCCAAGGCCATGCCGGTGTCACCGATATTGTCGTGATGCATCCGGACTATACTGGGCCGCAAATTTTAGCCATGGCTGCCAGTGCGGAACAGGGGTTAACCCATCCCGTAGCTACGGCGATTGTCCGCCAGGCCCAGCATGATCATTTAGAACTAACCGACTGTGAAGATTGGGAATACAAGGTTGGCCTGGGGGTTGTCACAAGGGTGCAAGGCATCAATCTCTTGGTCGGTAGCCGCCGGATGATGAAGGAATATGAGATTGACCTGACGGATTTAGAACACCACCATCCTGAACTGCAAACCGGACGCAATTCCCTGGTTTATGTGGCGGGTGATGGAAAACTTTTGGGCGTGATTCTCTACAGTGATCCGATCCGGGCTGAGAGCAAAGAAATTATCCAAGAACTCCAAGGCGCGGGCATTACCCCCTATATGCTCAGTGGGGATGTGGGGCGGGTGGCCCAGGCCGTGGCGGTCGAGTTGGGCATCCAACAAAAGCACATCTATGCCGAAGCCTTCCCCGAGCGCAAAGTCGAAGTCGTCAAAGGGTTGCATGAATCCGGGCGAGTGGTGGCCTTCTGTGGGGATGGGATTAACGATTCTGCCGCTTTAGCCTATGCCGATGTTTCGATTTCTTTTGCGGGGGCGACTGATATTGCCCGGGAAACGGCCGATGTGGTGCTGATGGAAGATGATTTGCGAGGACTTACTCTGGCGATTCGGATTGCCAAACAGGCCATGGATATTGTCTGGCAAAATACAGCGATTGTGGCCATTCCCAACTTAGGGGCAATGGTGTCCGGGGTTGTTTTCGCCTTAGATCCGATTCTGGCAGTGGTGATCAATAACGGGACGGCAATTTTAGCTGAACTGAATGGTTTGCGTCCCCTGGTGGGCCCTGGAGGAGCATTACCCTTGGCGGCGGCGAAAGACCCCCAGCAATTCTTGGAGGAATGGGAAGCGATTCACCCCAGCCAGCCCGTGCATCATAATTCCCATCATGAGTCTGAACAGTCTTCAACGTCCATTGAAGTGACTCCTGCCGCGGTTTAA
- a CDS encoding VOC family protein produces MHHVSIRTAQIHQALAFYELLGFTVEVRFTTGETLACWMTGLGTRIELIQIPRPAPPPDAFGDPHYVGYYHLSFDLTDHLEPGQTLADWLASLELRVKEQGLAWKMLLPVTEQMIGDQVYDVAFIQDRDGLPLEFLEQKSPPV; encoded by the coding sequence TTGCATCATGTGTCAATTCGCACGGCCCAGATTCACCAGGCCCTGGCCTTTTATGAACTTCTTGGCTTTACGGTAGAAGTCCGATTCACGACGGGGGAGACTTTAGCCTGCTGGATGACCGGTCTGGGAACAAGGATTGAGTTAATTCAAATTCCCCGTCCAGCCCCGCCGCCCGATGCCTTTGGTGATCCCCACTATGTTGGCTACTACCACCTGTCCTTTGATCTGACGGATCACTTGGAACCCGGTCAAACCTTGGCAGATTGGTTAGCTAGTTTGGAACTTAGGGTAAAAGAACAAGGCCTGGCCTGGAAAATGCTCTTACCCGTCACAGAACAAATGATCGGAGATCAGGTTTATGATGTTGCCTTCATTCAAGATCGGGATGGCCTGCCTCTAGAATTCTTAGAGCAAAAATCTCCCCCTGTATAA
- a CDS encoding ChuX/HutX family heme-like substrate-binding protein → MREFPAALEAFLADCESLGRLRLVVTNDVAVLEIQAPLTKVFYADLPQGRYANMHAGEFEFHLNLDQVIAVKFEAGQAKRGNFPTYAIRFMRTEDKPALSAFLQWGKPGEYAPGQVQAWETLRSKYGDYWPINHPE, encoded by the coding sequence ATGAGAGAATTCCCCGCAGCCTTAGAAGCATTTTTAGCCGATTGCGAGTCTCTGGGACGATTGCGTTTAGTCGTCACCAATGATGTAGCCGTTCTGGAAATCCAGGCCCCCCTGACCAAAGTGTTTTATGCCGATTTACCCCAAGGCCGATATGCCAATATGCACGCGGGTGAGTTTGAATTTCATTTGAATTTAGACCAAGTGATCGCCGTCAAGTTTGAAGCAGGCCAGGCCAAGCGGGGTAACTTTCCCACCTATGCGATTCGCTTTATGAGAACTGAGGACAAACCAGCCTTAAGTGCTTTTTTACAGTGGGGCAAACCAGGGGAATATGCTCCGGGACAAGTCCAGGCCTGGGAAACGCTGCGGTCAAAATACGGGGACTATTGGCCCATCAACCACCCAGAGTAG